One window of Cucurbita pepo subsp. pepo cultivar mu-cu-16 chromosome LG19, ASM280686v2, whole genome shotgun sequence genomic DNA carries:
- the LOC111781123 gene encoding ubiquitin-like modifier-activating enzyme atg7, with protein MAANDKGSILQFAPFQSLVDEGFWHRLSSLKLNELGIDDSPIPITGFFAPCAHSQVSNHLTLLSESLPSEVSSESSAPLTTKGNRNRCSVPGILYNTNTVESFHALDKLSLLKSEAKKIWEDILSGKAIEDSSVLARFLLISFADLKKWNFHYWFAFPALVLNPPATVVELKPASHWFNLEEAESVSSSFAQWRSSNLTSDIPFFLVNIDSSSQASIKHLRDFEACQNNGEKLLFGFYDPCHLPNNPGWPLRNFLALIYSRWNLKSVNFLCYRENRGFADLTLSLVGKALIDDTQGFRDQQCMPNVVGWELNRGKKCHKSINLAKSMDPTRLAISAADLNLRLMRWRALPSLNINILSSLKCLLLGAGTLGCQVARMLMAWGIRKITLVDSGRVAMSNPLRQSLYTMEDCLNGGDFKAEAAVKSLNRIFPAMEAEGVVISIPMPGHPVSDNEAASMLDDCRRLDDLINSHDAVFLLTDTRESRWLPTLLCANTNKVTITAALGFDSFLVMRHGAGPSGSCHDSTSQTNMANXFLQSTANRTLDQQCTVTRPGLAPIASAIAVELLVGILHHPEGIYAECELSNSGASEQPLGILPHQIRGSLSQFSQMTLVGRSSNTCTACSSLVVSEYRNRGMDFILQAINHPTYLEDLTGLTELMKSTSSFQLDWDNYTDGSGDDDDGCIEI; from the exons aTGGCCGCTAACGATAAGGGATCTATATTGCAATTCGCACCATTCCAAAGCTTGGTGGACGAAGGATTCTGGCATAGACTCTCTTCCTTGAAGCTCAATGAACTAGGCATCGACGATTCCCCTATTCCAATCACTG GTTTCTTTGCACCTTGTGCACATTCTCAAGTGTCAAATCATTTGACGCTTCTATCTGAGTCATTGCCTTCCGAAGTAAGCAGCGAATCATCAGCACCATTAACTACTAAAGGCAACAGGAATAGGTGCTCTGTTCCTGGAATTCTATACAATACAAATACTGTGGAAAGCTTCCATGCCCTTGACAAGCTAAGCTTACTAAAATCTGAAGCAAAGAAG ATTTGGGAGGATATTCTCAGCGGAAAAGCTATAGAGGATAGTTCAGTACTTGCAAGATTCCTTTTGATCTCATTTGCAGACCTGAAGAAATGGAACTTTCACTATTGGTTTGCTTTCCCTGCTCTTGTTCTCAATCCTCCAGCAACTGTAGTTGAACTGAAACCTGCTTCACACTGGTTTAACTTGGAAGAA gCTGAATCAGTTTCCTCAAGTTTTGCTCAGTGGCGCAGCTCAAACCTAACTTCTG ACATACCTTTTTTCTTGGTGAATATTGATTCAAGTTCTCAAGCTAGCATTAAGCATCTGAGAGATTTTGAAGCCTGCCAAAACAATGGGGAAAAG CTTCTTTTTGGCTTTTATGACCCCTGTCATCTTCCAAATAATCCTGGTTGGCCTCTTCGCAACTTCCTAGCTCTAATTTACTCGAGATGGAATCTGAAGTCGGTGAACTTTTTATGCTACAGAGAGAACCGTGGTTTTGCAGATCTTACTTTATCTCTTGTTGGTAAAGCTTTGATTGATGATACCCAAG GGTTTAGAGATCAACAATGCATGCCTAATGTGGTTGGATGGGAGTTGAACAGAGGGAAGAAATGCCATAAATCTATTAACCTTGCAAAATCCATGGACCCAACTCG GTTAGCTATATCAGCTGCAGATTTGAATTTGAGACTAATGAGGTGGCGTGCTTTGCCTTCTTTAAACATAAACATCTTGTCTTCTCTCAAGTGTCTCTTGCTTGGGGCAGGTACTCTTGGATGTCAGGTTGCTCGTATGCTTATG GCATGGGGAATACGGAAAATTACACTAGTTGACAGTGGAAGGGTAGCTATGTCGAATCCATTGAGGCAATCACTTTACACAATGGAGGACTGCCTCAATGGTGGTGACTTTAAAGCCGAAGCAGCAGTTAAAAGTCTCAATCGAATTTTTCCTGCCATG gaAGCCGAAGGTGTTGTGATTTCCATACCAATGCCTGGGCATCCTGTTTCAGACAATGAAGCAGCCAGCATGCTTGATGATTGTAGACGACTCgatgatttaattaattctcaTGATGCAGTTTTCTTGTTGACTGATACTAGGGAAAGTCGGTGGCTTCCTACACTTCTATGTGCCAATACAAACAAg GTTACAATCACCGCAGCTTTGGGGTTTGATAGTTTCTTAGTTATGCGCCATGGAGCTGGTCCTTCTGGTTCCTGCCATGATTCCACATCTCAAACCAATATGGCCAATNTGTTCTTGCAGTCAACTGCCAATCGCACATTGGATCAACAATGCACTGTTACTCGCCCAGGGCTTGCTCCCATTGCGTCAGCCATTGCAGTTGAACTTCTGGTTGGAATTTTACATCATCCCGAAGG AATATATGCTGAATGTGAACTGTCGAACTCTGGAGCTTCTGAGCAACCTCTGGGTATCTTGCCCCATCAAATTCGAGGCTCCCTCTCACAGTTTTCTCAGATGACACTTGTTGGCCGTTCATCAAATACTTGTACAGCTTGCTCCAGCCTG GTTGTATCTGAATATCGTAATAGGGGCATGGATTTTATTCTTCAAGCGATCAACCATCCAACTTATTTGGAAGATTTGACCGGACTTACAGAGTTGATGAAATCAACTAGCTCTTTTCAACTGGACTGGGACAATTACACAGATGGTAgtggtgatgatgatgatggatgTATCGAAATTTGA
- the LOC111781143 gene encoding olee1-like protein gives MAKSSAAIIFLSALCFLSFLDVSLSEKDRFFVDGRVYCDTCRIQIITRISTFLEGAKVKLECREEEGGNVTLSREAETDNNGKYRIEVEGDREEEICEVSLVKSSEEECSELPSDGFTHRARVSITANNGIISHVRQANPLGFMRKESDPGCKEVVRQLGYDEAGLLV, from the exons atggCAAAATCCTCTGCTGCTATCATCTTTCTTTCTGCCCTCTGTTTCCTCTCCTTCCTCGACGTCTCCCTCTCCGAAAAAGATCGCTTCTTCGTCGACGGGCGTGTTTACTGTGACACCTGCCGCATCCAGATCATCACCCGCATCAGCACATTCTTGGAAG GAGCAAAGGTGAAGTTGGAATGCCGGGAGGAGGAAGGAGGAAACGTGACGCTGAGTAGGGAGGCGGAGACCGACAACAACGGAAAATACCGCATTGAAGTGGAGGGAGACCGTGAGGAGGAGATTTGCGAAGTGTCACTGGTGAAGAGTAGCGAGGAGGAATGCAGTGAGCTTCCTAGTGATGGATTTACTCATCGGGCCAGAGTCAGCATCACTGCCAACAATGGTATCATAAGCCATGTTCGTCAAGCCAACCCACTGGGCTTCATGAGGAAGGAGTCCGATCCCGGGTGCAAGGAGGTTGTTCGTCAGCTTGGATACGATGAGGCTGGCCTTCTTGTTTGA
- the LOC111781142 gene encoding dof zinc finger protein DOF1.5-like has protein sequence MAEVHCSNTGGIKLFGTVINLQTRSIKEEPEKGGGGGDQPEMKRPEKIIPCPRCKSMDTKFCYFNNYNVNQPRHFCKGCQRYWTAGGALRNVPIGAGRRRAKPPLPNCRILSGELPEDYGQLYDAASGIIHQLELDAVEGWHFTVAEQDFAQVFPLKRQKIIGQHGQTS, from the coding sequence ATGGCTGAGGTTCACTGTAGCAACACTGGTGGAATTAAGCTCTTTGGCACCGTCATCAATTTACAGACCAGAAGCATCAAGGAGGAGCCGGAGAAGGGTGGTGGGGGTGGCGATCAACCAGAGATGAAGAGGCCGGAGAAAATAATTCCATGTCCTAGATGTAAGAGCATGGACACCAAATTCTGTTACTTCAACAATTACAATGTTAATCAGCCCAGACATTTCTGCAAGGGTTGTCAAAGGTACTGGACGGCAGGTGGGGCGCTACGGAACGTGCCCATCGGAGCCGGCCGCCGGAGAGCCAAGCCGCCGCTGCCGAATTGTCGAATCCTTTCCGGAGAGCTTCCCGAGGATTATGGGCAGCTTTACGATGCTGCTTCTGGGATTATTCATCAGCTTGAATTGGATGCGGTGGAGGGGTGGCATTTCACGGTGGCGGAACAGGATTTCGCCCAAGTTTTTCCTCTCAAACGCCAGAAGATTATCGGTCAACACGGTCAAACGTCTTGA
- the LOC111782245 gene encoding protein LIGHT-DEPENDENT SHORT HYPOCOTYLS 10-like — protein MLGDRPGGCEGSSSRSATVDQQQQLQPPPQPTQASAVPLSRYESQKRRDWNTFGQYLKNQTPPVPLSHCNYNHVLEFLRYLDQFGKTRVHSHGCVFFGQPDPPAPCPCPLKQAWGSLDALIGRLRAAYEESGGSPEVNPFGNGAIRMYLREVKDCQAKARGIPYKKKKKKKRNQIIKGNDNNDTNAALTQMA, from the coding sequence ATGTTAGGGGACAGACCAGGAGGTTGTGAAGGCTCGTCATCTCGGTCGGCCACCGTCGATCAACAACAACAGCTGCAGCCTCCGCCACAGCCCACTCAGGCCAGTGCTGTTCCTTTGAGCCGTTACGAGTCGCAGAAGCGACGAGATTGGAACACTTTTGGGCAATATCTAAAAAACCAAACACCCCCAGTGCCGTTATCCCACTGTAACTATAACcatgttcttgaatttcttcGATACCTGGATCAGTTTGGAAAAACACGGGTTCACTCACATGGGTGTGTGTTTTTCGGGCAGCCCGACCCGCCTGCTCCCTGCCCTTGCCCATTGAAACAGGCTTGGGGTAGCCTGGATGCCCTGATCGGCCGACTCCGTGCTGCCTACGAGGAGAGTGGGGGATCCCCAGAGGTGAACCCTTTTGGAAATGGAGCCATTCGGATGTATCTACGAGAGGTGAAGGATTGTCAAGCGAAGGCCAGAGGGATTCCgtacaagaagaagaagaagaagaagaggaatcaGATTATTAAGGGCAACGATAATAATGACACCAACGCTGCTTTGACCCAGATGGCTTGA